In Mangifera indica cultivar Alphonso chromosome 1, CATAS_Mindica_2.1, whole genome shotgun sequence, a single genomic region encodes these proteins:
- the LOC123223542 gene encoding uncharacterized protein LOC123223542, producing MAITTKYTLGPCQNQTTIQSLDFLTLIGHQENLLGVMIVVVHNYMMKPRREFQKMFTYGLMNRAKSFLLSTVTLAALILIVIFEDSVISDASLQSSGGIPERLQSKVVESKSIPLLSVREVTEKADMSNNRRPLNSPFSLREEGRTGWLKNTPPEFEIFKSDRLTKRFHSRVLDFFNHDCEVQAFMTWISPARSFGRRELLSVESFFKVNPRGCLMILSKTLDSTNGYTILKPILDRKFRVIAVTPDLSFLFRNTPAEAWSKEMISGKKDPGTILFFSDSWRNLQQHLMEIDGGIMVPTLFPE from the exons atGGCAATTACCACCAAATACACGCTTGGACCGTGTCAAAACCAGACCACAATACAGAGCTTGGACTTTTTGACTTTGATCGGCCATCAGGAAAATTTACTCGGAGTTATGATTGTTGTTGTGcataattacatgatgaaacCCAGAAGAGAATTTCAGAAAATGTTCACTTACGGGCTGATGAATCGAGCCAAATCATTTCTCTTGTCTACCGTCACATTGGCGGCCTTAATCTTAATAGTCATCTTTGAAGATAGTGTCATTTCTGATGCTTCTCTGCAGTCCTCTGGAGGAATTCCAGAGAGGCTACAGAGCAAAGTTGTAGAATCCAAGTCGATTCCATTGCTTTCTGTGCGAGAAGTGACTGAAAAAGCGGATATGAGTAACAATCGGAGGCCTCTAAATTCTCCATTTAGTCTCAGGGAAGAAGGAAGAACGGGATGGCTAAAAAATACACCACCcgagtttgagattttcaagTCAGACAGATTGACAAAGAGATTTCACAGCCGGGTTCTTGATTTTTTCAATCATGATTGTGAGGTTCAGGCTTTCATGACATGGATTTCTCCAGCAAGGTCTTTTGGAAGAAGAGAATTATTGTCTGTGGAAtcgtttttcaaagttaatccTCGTGGATGCTTGATGATTCTTTCAAAAACTCTTGATTCTACAAATGGGTACACAATCCTCAAACCGATACTCGACCGAAAGTTCAGAGTCATTGCAGTGACTCCAGACTTGTCATTTCTCTTCAGGAATACGCCAGCTGAAGCCTGGTCCAAAGAAATGATAAGTGGAAAAAAGGATCCTG GAACCATCCTCTTCTTTTCAGATTCATGGAGGAATTTGCAGCAACATTTGATGGAAATAGATGGGGGCATAATGGTCCCTACCTTGTTTCCAGAGTAG